In Achromobacter spanius, the following proteins share a genomic window:
- a CDS encoding ABC transporter ATP-binding protein — protein MLKLENIHTYYGAIQALNGVSVEVNQGEIVTLIGANGAGKTTLLMTVCGNPRAREGKITFDGEDITQKDTHHIMRSGIAISPEGRRVFKDLTVAENLMMGGFFSKRSEIEAGIDHVYGLFPRLKERAAQRAGLMSGGEQQMLAIGRALMTRPRLLLLDEPTLGLAPLVIAQIFDIIREIREQGVTVFLVEQNANKALGVADRGYVLENGRVVLQDTGANLLVNDQVRKAYLGG, from the coding sequence ATGCTTAAGCTGGAAAACATACACACGTACTACGGCGCCATTCAGGCATTGAACGGCGTGTCGGTGGAAGTGAACCAGGGCGAAATCGTGACGCTGATCGGCGCCAATGGCGCCGGCAAGACAACGCTATTGATGACGGTGTGCGGCAACCCTCGGGCGCGTGAAGGCAAGATCACGTTTGATGGCGAAGACATCACCCAGAAGGACACGCACCACATCATGCGCAGTGGCATCGCCATTTCGCCTGAAGGCCGGCGGGTGTTCAAAGACCTGACGGTTGCCGAAAACCTGATGATGGGCGGCTTCTTCTCGAAGCGCTCGGAGATCGAGGCGGGCATCGACCACGTCTATGGCTTGTTCCCGCGCTTGAAAGAGCGCGCGGCGCAACGCGCGGGGTTGATGTCGGGCGGCGAACAGCAGATGCTGGCCATCGGCCGCGCGCTGATGACTCGGCCGCGCTTGTTGTTGCTGGACGAACCCACCTTGGGCCTGGCGCCGCTGGTGATCGCGCAGATCTTCGACATCATCCGCGAGATCCGCGAGCAGGGCGTGACGGTGTTCCTGGTGGAACAGAACGCGAACAAGGCGCTGGGCGTGGCCGATCGCGGTTATGTGCTGGAAAACGGTCGCGTTGTGTTGCAAGACACGGGCGCCAATTTGCTGGTCAACGATCAAGTCCGCAAGGCCTACCTGGGCGGATAA
- the livG gene encoding high-affinity branched-chain amino acid ABC transporter ATP-binding protein LivG, whose translation MSEALLKVSGLTMRFGGLLAVDSVGFEVKSDEVFAIIGPNGAGKTTVFNCVGGFYAPTAGEIIMDGKPINGLPSHKVARHGLVRTFQNVRLFKQLTVLENLLVAQHTQVESRLLPGLLKLKGYRQSEADALARAAQWLDFMGLREFANREAGNLAYGHQRRLEIARCMITKPRLLMLDEPAAGLNPQEKRDLQALIDQLRREFGVAVLLIEHDMSLIMGISDRILVMEHGKPITTGTPDAVRNDERVIKAYLGEE comes from the coding sequence ATGAGCGAGGCATTGCTGAAAGTATCCGGACTCACCATGCGGTTCGGCGGCCTGTTGGCCGTGGACAGCGTGGGGTTCGAGGTTAAATCCGACGAGGTGTTCGCCATCATCGGCCCCAACGGGGCCGGCAAGACCACGGTGTTCAATTGCGTGGGCGGCTTCTATGCGCCCACCGCGGGCGAAATCATCATGGACGGCAAGCCGATCAACGGTTTGCCCAGCCACAAGGTGGCCCGCCACGGGCTGGTGCGCACCTTCCAGAACGTGCGGCTGTTCAAGCAGTTGACCGTCCTGGAAAACCTGTTGGTGGCCCAGCACACCCAGGTGGAATCCCGGCTGCTGCCCGGCCTGTTGAAGCTCAAGGGCTATCGACAGTCGGAAGCCGATGCGCTGGCGCGTGCGGCGCAGTGGCTGGATTTCATGGGGCTGCGTGAGTTTGCCAACCGCGAGGCCGGCAACCTGGCCTACGGGCACCAGCGCCGCCTGGAAATCGCGCGCTGCATGATCACCAAGCCGCGCCTGCTGATGCTTGACGAGCCGGCAGCCGGCCTGAACCCGCAGGAAAAGCGCGATCTGCAAGCGCTGATCGACCAGCTTCGGCGCGAATTCGGCGTGGCCGTGCTGCTGATCGAGCACGACATGAGCCTGATCATGGGCATTTCCGACCGTATCCTCGTCATGGAACACGGCAAGCCCATCACGACGGGCACCCCCGATGCGGTGCGCAACGACGAGCGCGTGATCAAAGCGTACCTGGGGGAGGAATGA